One window of the Etheostoma spectabile isolate EspeVRDwgs_2016 chromosome 16, UIUC_Espe_1.0, whole genome shotgun sequence genome contains the following:
- the LOC116703890 gene encoding ras-GEF domain-containing family member 1B-B, translating to MPPTTPYAGKFNSCASYGNNNNNHPQPHSPYRNGTAPKPAKENVYNGAYSAAENPYDIPQPHTSYRSSSVSSVTAKEQHYNSGCAVSKNPYSSTQPHSPRQHSTSCPARAYRHTSSSSGSEQSSRNNSVAAKGRRYGHGFTTSYGEMCYHDNSLVSASLEALIQHLVPTVDYYPDRSYVFTFLLSSRLFLHPYELMTRVCHLCVEQQRSGDALLDKIRSREVAPKLVQLLTEWTETFPYDFRDERMMRCLKDMTHHVARGDEYSWRAMQQMTQRLIKRLSALGQYEEAVAALSAVATERPASLKSKQASGQRSDVMSVCDDPFVLAQQLTHIELDRLSFIGPEEFIQTFATKDPLDNHKGFFRKRKTSNLEAYVNWFNRLSYMVATEICMPVKKKHRARIIEFFIDVAQECFNIGNFNSLMAIITGMNMSPVARLRKTWSKVNTDKFEILEHQMDPSSNFSNYRTALRGATQRSETAHSSQEKIVIPFFSLLIKDIYFLNEGCASRLTNGHINFEKLWELAKQVSEFLVWRQVICPFDRDRRILQYLVTTPVFSEDELHLASYESEGPENNMEKDSRRSLRSSLLHRENRS from the exons ATGCCTCCCACAACCCCGTACGCCGGGAAGTTCAACTCTTGTGCTTCCtacggcaacaacaacaacaaccaccctCAGCCCCACAGCCCGTACCGCAACGGCACCGCCCCGAAGCCCGCCAAGGAAAACGTCTACAACGGCGCCTACTCCGCGGCAGAAAACCCCTACGACATACCGCAGCCCCACACTTCGTATCGcagctcctctgtctcctctgtgaCCGCCAAGGAGCAACATTACAACAGCGGCTGCGCGGTTTCCAAGAACCcgtactcctcgacgcagcctcACAGCCCCCGGCAGCACAGCACGTCCTGTCCGGCGCGCGCGTACCGtcacaccagcagcagcagcggcagcgAGCAGTCCTCTCGTAACAACTCTGTCGCAGCGAAAGGCCGGCGTTACGGACACGGCTTCACCACTAGCTATGGGGAGATGTGTTACCACGACAACAGTTTGGTTTCAGCATCCCTTGAGGCGCTGATCCAGCATCTGGTCCCCACAGTAGACTACTACCCTGAT AGGTCGTAcgtgttcaccttcctgctgAGTTCACGCCTCTTCCTGCATCCGTACGAGCTCATGACCAGGGTTTGTCACCTGTGTGTCGAGCAGCAGCGGTCCGGAGACGCCCTGCTGGATAAG atCCGTTCCCGCGAGGTGGCGCCCAAGCTGGTGCAGCTGCTGACCGAGTGGACGGAGACATTTCCGTACGACTTCAGGGACGAGAGGATGATGCGCTGCCTCAAGGACATGACCCACCATGTGGCCCGAGGAGATGAG TACTCTTGGCGAGCCATGCAGCAGATGACGCAGCGGCTGATCAAACGGCTGTCGGCCCTCGGCCAGTACGAGGAGGCCGTCGCCGCGCTCAGCGCCGTGGCGACGGAGCGGCCCGCTTCCCTGAAAAGCAAACAGGCCTCGGGTCAGCGCAGCGACGTGATGAGCGTGTGCGACGACCCCTTCGTCCTCGCCCAGCAGCTCACACACATTGAACTG GACAGACTGAGTTTTATCGGTCCTGAGGAGTTCATCCAGACATTCGCCACGAAGGATCCTCTGGATAACCATAAG ggtttCTTCCGGAAGCGCAAAACCAGTAACCTGGAGGCCTACGTCAACTGGTTCAACAGACTGAGTTACATGGTGGCCACTGAGATCTGTATG CCAGTGAAGAAGAAACACCGAGCGCGGATCATAGAGTTCTTCATTGACGTGGCTCAGGAGTGTTTCAACATCGGCAACTTCAACTCCCTCATGGCCATCATCA CTGGGATGAACATGAGTCCTGTTGCCCGACTGAGGAAGACCTGGAGCAAAGTCAACACGGACAAGTTCGAAATCCTGGAG CACCAGATGGACCCGTCCAGTAACTTCAGCAACTACCGCACTGCGCTCCGTGGCGCCACCCAGAGGTCTGAGACCGCGCACAGCAGCCAGGAGAAG ATTGTGATTCCTTTCTTCAGTCTCCTCATTAAAGACATCTACTTCCTGAATGAAGGCTGTGCCAGCAGGCTGACCAACGGGCACATCAATTTTGAG AAACTTTGGGAGCTTGCAAAGCAGGTGAGCGAGTTCCTGGTTTGGCGTCAGGTGATCTGTCCGTTTGACAGAGACCGCCGGATCCTCCAGTACCTCGTCACCACGCCTGTCTTCAGCGAAGACG AGCTGCACCTGGCCTCGTACGAGAGCGAAGGACCTGAGAACAACATGGAGAAAGACAGTCGTAGGTCCCTCAG ATCTTCCCTTCTGCATCGAGAGAATCGGTCCTAA